A window from Salvia miltiorrhiza cultivar Shanhuang (shh) chromosome 2, IMPLAD_Smil_shh, whole genome shotgun sequence encodes these proteins:
- the LOC131009871 gene encoding uncharacterized protein LOC131009871: MDSAPSDHPESDSNSDSDSSKSGSSIKDERGVIRASQGEIEREEDEFRVKGGRGGRSGWWKKVLSISRGEGGNWFRENMVLQVGEGESTRFWKQRWVGERSLEDMFPRLFHLNSNKEGFISEMGGKRDAWKWKADVSGAFSVKTAYKSLSNAARPSIPSSDGFDWHQVWKTPASFKAVLTAWKVLKQRMATCDNLQRRHVPISYSEAMCTLCKSNQESIEHLFFECQRAVEVWNEILVWIGKVAVNHHSAKGHFLAFTNLGRKEEISFLTGVWSCTIWCMWKQRNGCKFNQEPWNKDKLIAEIKSRLWSWRMAFDLKSAATGFRGWFAAATLSG; the protein is encoded by the exons ATGGACTCCGCTCCGTCCGACCATCCTGAATCCGATTCCAATTCAGATTCTGACTCATCTAAATCCGGTTCTTCGATCAAGGACGAGAGAGG GGTAATCAGGGCAAGTCAAGGGGAAATAGAGAGGGAGGAGGATGAGTTCCGAGTCAAGGGAGGAAGAGGCGGAAGAAGTGGGTGGTGGAAAAAGGTTTTGAGTATAAGTAGGGGGGAGGGAGGAAACTGGTTCAGGGAGAATATGGTTTTACAAGTGGGGGAGGGCGAGTCGACTAGATTTTGGAAACAACGATGGGTTGGGGAGAGGAGCTTGGAGGATATGTTCCCTAGACTTTTTCATCTTAACTCCAATAAAGAAGGATTTATTAGTGAAATGGGAG GGAAGAGAGATGCTTGGAAGTGGAAGGCGGACGTATCCGGAGCCTTTTCTGTTAAAACGGCTTACAAATCTTTGAGCAATGCAGCAAGGCCGTCTATTCCCAGTTCAGATGGTTTCGATTGGCATCAGGTATGGAAAACACCTGCTTCTTTTAAGGCTGTTTTAACAGCTTGGAAAGTTCTTAAGCAAAGGATGGCGACTTGTGATAATCTTCAAAGAAGACATGTCCCTATCTCTTATTCAGAGGCGATGTGTACCCTGTGTAAATCGAATCAAGAATCGATTGAACACCTTTTCTTCGAGTGCCAACGGGCGGTGGAAGTTTGGAACGAGATTTTGGTTTGGATTGGAAAAGTAGCAGTTAATCATCATTCGGCAAAAGGTCATTTCTTAGCTTTTACAAATCTTGGAAGGAAGGAGGAAATTTCCTTTCTGACTGGTGTTTGGAGTTGTACTATTTGGTGTATGTGGAAGCAAAGAAATGGTTGCAAGTTCAATCAAGAGCCATGGAACAAAGATAAACTGATTGCAGAAATCAAGTCTAGACTGTGGAGTTGGAGGATGGCTTTCGATCTCAAGTCGGCGGCAACAGGATTCAGAGGTTGGTTCGCTGCGGCTACATTGTCTGGATAG
- the LOC131011039 gene encoding galactan beta-1,4-galactosyltransferase GALS1, whose protein sequence is MKKDGTPPPVAAAVNPVTKIFLCFETKSFLATLLGLTLVVVVWNLQPYYDNILSTTRCAAAASQPIIKPAPLSEKKLAVADPNKRTFQAYGSAAALFVQMGAYRGGPATFSVVGLASKPIHVFGRPWYKCEWVPNNGNASIRAKAYKMLPDWGYGRVYTVVVVNCTFSQNPNADNSGGKLMLYAYYGESLRRYEKFTAMEEAPGAYDESKFRPPYKYEYLYCGSSLYGNLSASRMREWMAYHAWFFGASSHFVFHDAGGVSAAVKTVLEPWIRAGRVTLQDIRAQAEYDGYYYNQFLVVNDCLHRHRHAANWTFYFDVDEYIYLPDGGSLESVLSDFSNNTQFTIEQNAMSSSLCLNDPSRDYSREWGFEKLLFRDSRSRIRRDRKYAIQARDAYATGVHMSENVAGGTLHKTESRIRYYHYHNTITVHEELCRNLLPASAANATTWLDKIPYVYDDNMKKLAPTIKQFERNTIGAALQRRR, encoded by the exons ATGAAGAAAGACGGAACTCCGCCgcccgtcgccgccgccgtcaaCCCCGTCACCAAAATCTTCCTCTGCTTCGAGACCAAGTCCTTCCTCGCCACATTGCTCGGCCTCACTCTCGTCGTCGTGGTCTGGAATCTCCAGCCCTACTACGACAACATCCTCTCCACCACCCGCTGCGCCGCCGCCGCGTCTCAGCCTATAATAAAGCCCGCCCCCCTCTCCGAGAAGAAGCTCGCCGTCGCGGATCCCAACAAGCGCACCTTCCAAGCCTACGGCAGCGCCGCCGCCCTCTTCGTCCAAATGGGCGCCTACCGCGGCGGCCCCGCCACCTTCTCGGTGGTGGGACTGGCGTCGAAGCCCATCCACGTGTTCGGCCGCCCATGGTACAAATGCGAGTGGGTCCCCAACAACGGCAACGCCTCCATCCGAGCCAAGGCCTACAAAATGCTGCCGGATTGGGGTTACGGCCGCGTCTACACCGTCGTCGTCGTCAATTGCACATTCTCCCAGAACCCTAATGCCGATAACAGCGGCGGCAAGCTCATGCTCTACGCCTACTACGGCGAGTCGCTGCGGCGCTACGAGAAGTTCACCGCGATGGAGGAGGCGCCCGGAGCCTACGACGAGTCCAAATTCCGGCCGCCGTATAAATACGAGTACCTCTACTGCGGATCGTCACTCTACGGCAACCTCAGCGCCAGCAGAATGCGGGAGTGGATGGCGTACCACGCGTGGTTCTTCGGCGCCAGCTCGCACTTCGTGTTCCACGACGCCGGCGGTGTGTCGGCGGCGGTGAAGACGGTGCTGGAGCCGTGGATTCGGGCGGGGAGGGTGACGCTGCAGGACATTAGGGCGCAGGCGGAGTACGACGGCTACTACTACAACCAGTTCCTGGTGGTGAACGACTgcctccaccgccaccgccacgCCGCCAACTGGACTTTCTACTTCGATGTGGATGAGTATATCTATCTCCCCGACGGCGGCAGCTTGGAATCGGTGTTGAGTGATTTCTCCAACAATACACAGTTCACGATCGAGCAGAATGCGATGTCCAGCTCACTCTGCTTGAACGATCCATCTCGAGATTATTCAAG GGAATGGGGGTTCGAGAAGCTACTATTCAGAGACTCGAGAAGTCGAATACGGCGAGATCGGAAATACGCAATCCAAGCAAGGGACGCCTACGCCACCGGCGTGCACATGTCGGAGAATGTGGCCGGCGGAACCCTCCACAAAACTGAGAGCAGAATCCGGTACTACCACTACCACAACACCATCACCGTCCACGAGGAGCTCTGCCGCAACCTCCTCCCCGCCTCCGCCGCCAACGCCACCACCTGGCTCGACAAGATCCCTT